One region of Streptomyces subrutilus genomic DNA includes:
- a CDS encoding bifunctional GNAT family N-acetyltransferase/acetate--CoA ligase family protein, producing MTTESDPSYPAHWEADVVLRDGGTARIRPITPDDAGRLVSFYEQVSDESKYYRFFAPYPRLSDRDVHRFTHHDYVDRVGLAATIGGEFIGTVRYDRIGADGRAASGPADEAEVAFLVQDAHQGRGVASALLEHIGAVARERGIRRFAAEVLPANTKMIKVFTDVGYQQKRSFEDGSVHLTLDLEPTAESLAVQRAREQRAEARSVQRLLAPGAVAVIGVSRSGGGVGAAALRTLRDSGFHGHLYAVNEEVTLDLLEGVRAYRTVDAIGAPVDLAVIAVPADRVPEAVAACGDHGVQGLVVLSAGYGESGPAGLARQRELVKQVRSYGMRLIGPNAFGVINTAPEVELNASLTPAPMPMRGRTGLFTQSGAIGIALLSALLRRGEGLSSFVSAGNRADVSGNDILQYWYDDEATDVALLYLETLGNPRKFTRLARRTAAVKPVVVAKGGRHTPAGHVVPGTRLPEATVSALLRQAGVIRVDTVTELVDAGLLLASQPLPAGPRVAILGNSESLGVLTYDACLTQGLRPLAPLDLTTAASPEDFRTALAAALASDANDAVVVTAIPWVNEQAPADDLAHALRSAVAGHPGKPVAVVHVELVALAEALAAPPGPRDSAPDPAAHTPDPAPHTPDMPGGPKPNTLGGPNAPGGPKPPPRGAPAPSALGAPGRAGPGPGSRIPSYPAAERAVKALAEAVRYGQWRRANAEAGHVPEYEDIDEPGAAAQLAALLADVDGGAVLTLAEWDARELLGRYGIRVLPALPAPSPDAAVRAAGILGYPVALKTTAPHLRHRADLGGVRLDLRNEAELRRSYEDLTALLGKPAELQPVVQSMVPRGVDTVVRSVIDPAAGAVLSFGLAGVPSELLGDTAHRLVPATDRDAAGLIRSIRAAPLLFGWRGSDPVDTAALEELLLRLSRLVDDHPEVIGVSLEPVVVATEGLSVLSATVRVAHPPARGDLGPRTLPSY from the coding sequence ATGACCACCGAGTCGGACCCCTCGTACCCGGCCCACTGGGAGGCGGACGTCGTCCTGCGCGACGGCGGCACCGCCCGGATCAGGCCGATCACCCCCGACGACGCCGGCCGGCTGGTCAGCTTCTACGAGCAGGTCTCCGACGAGTCGAAGTACTACCGCTTCTTCGCCCCCTACCCCCGCCTCTCCGACCGGGACGTGCACCGCTTCACGCACCACGACTACGTCGACCGGGTCGGCCTCGCGGCGACCATCGGCGGGGAGTTCATCGGCACCGTCCGCTACGACCGCATCGGCGCCGACGGCCGGGCCGCCTCCGGCCCCGCCGACGAGGCCGAGGTCGCCTTCCTGGTCCAGGACGCCCACCAGGGCCGCGGGGTGGCCTCCGCCCTCCTCGAACACATCGGCGCGGTGGCCCGGGAGCGGGGCATCCGCCGGTTCGCCGCCGAGGTACTGCCCGCCAACACCAAAATGATCAAGGTGTTCACGGACGTCGGCTACCAGCAGAAGCGCAGCTTCGAGGACGGCTCCGTCCACCTCACCCTCGACCTCGAACCCACCGCCGAATCCCTCGCCGTGCAGCGCGCCCGCGAACAGCGCGCCGAGGCCCGCTCGGTACAGCGGCTGCTCGCACCCGGCGCGGTCGCGGTGATCGGAGTCAGCCGCTCCGGCGGGGGCGTCGGCGCCGCCGCCCTGCGCACCCTGCGCGACAGCGGCTTCCACGGCCACCTCTACGCGGTCAACGAGGAGGTCACCCTCGACCTGCTCGAGGGCGTACGGGCCTACCGCACCGTCGACGCCATCGGCGCCCCCGTCGACCTCGCGGTGATCGCCGTCCCGGCCGACCGGGTCCCCGAGGCAGTGGCGGCCTGCGGCGACCACGGCGTCCAGGGGCTCGTGGTGCTGTCCGCCGGATACGGGGAGAGCGGCCCGGCCGGACTCGCCCGCCAGCGCGAACTCGTGAAGCAGGTGCGCTCGTACGGGATGCGCCTGATCGGGCCCAACGCCTTCGGGGTGATCAACACCGCGCCGGAGGTGGAACTCAACGCCTCGCTGACGCCCGCCCCGATGCCGATGCGCGGCCGGACGGGCCTGTTCACGCAGTCCGGGGCGATCGGCATCGCCCTGCTCTCCGCCCTGCTGCGCCGCGGCGAGGGACTGTCCTCCTTCGTCTCCGCCGGGAACCGCGCCGACGTCTCCGGCAACGACATCCTCCAGTACTGGTACGACGACGAGGCGACCGACGTCGCCCTGCTCTACCTGGAAACCCTCGGCAACCCGCGCAAGTTCACCCGCCTCGCCCGCCGCACGGCGGCCGTCAAGCCGGTGGTCGTCGCCAAGGGCGGCCGCCACACCCCCGCCGGACACGTGGTCCCGGGCACCCGGCTGCCCGAGGCCACCGTGTCCGCCCTGCTGCGGCAGGCGGGCGTGATCCGGGTCGACACGGTGACGGAGCTGGTGGACGCCGGACTGCTGCTGGCCTCGCAGCCGCTGCCCGCCGGACCGCGCGTCGCGATCCTCGGGAACTCCGAGTCCCTCGGGGTCCTCACCTACGACGCCTGCCTGACCCAGGGCCTGCGGCCGCTGGCGCCGCTCGACCTGACCACCGCGGCCTCGCCCGAGGACTTCCGTACGGCGCTGGCCGCGGCGCTGGCCTCCGACGCCAACGACGCCGTCGTCGTCACCGCGATCCCGTGGGTGAACGAGCAGGCTCCGGCGGACGACCTGGCCCACGCGCTGCGCTCCGCGGTGGCCGGGCATCCCGGCAAGCCGGTGGCCGTCGTCCACGTGGAACTCGTCGCACTGGCCGAGGCCCTGGCCGCTCCGCCGGGCCCCCGGGATTCCGCGCCGGACCCCGCTGCTCACACGCCGGACCCCGCTCCTCACACGCCGGACATGCCGGGCGGGCCGAAGCCGAACACGCTGGGCGGGCCGAACGCGCCGGGCGGGCCGAAGCCGCCGCCGCGCGGCGCCCCGGCCCCGTCGGCTCTCGGGGCCCCGGGCCGGGCAGGGCCCGGCCCCGGCAGCCGGATCCCGAGCTATCCCGCCGCCGAGCGGGCCGTCAAGGCGCTCGCCGAGGCCGTCCGGTACGGGCAGTGGCGGCGGGCCAACGCCGAGGCCGGGCACGTGCCCGAGTACGAGGACATCGACGAGCCCGGGGCCGCCGCCCAGCTGGCCGCCCTGCTGGCCGACGTCGACGGCGGAGCCGTGCTCACCCTGGCCGAGTGGGACGCGCGCGAGCTGCTCGGGCGGTACGGGATCCGCGTCCTGCCCGCCCTGCCCGCGCCCAGCCCGGACGCAGCGGTCCGGGCCGCCGGGATCCTCGGCTACCCGGTCGCCCTCAAGACCACCGCCCCCCACCTGCGCCACCGGGCGGACCTGGGCGGCGTACGGCTCGACCTCAGGAACGAGGCCGAGCTGAGACGCTCGTACGAGGACCTCACCGCGCTGCTCGGGAAGCCGGCGGAGCTCCAGCCGGTGGTGCAGTCGATGGTGCCGCGCGGGGTCGACACGGTCGTCCGCTCCGTCATCGACCCGGCGGCCGGCGCCGTCCTCTCCTTCGGGCTCGCCGGCGTCCCCTCCGAGCTGCTCGGGGACACCGCCCACCGCCTGGTCCCGGCCACCGACCGGGACGCGGCCGGGCTGATCCGGTCCATCCGCGCCGCGCCCCTCCTCTTCGGCTGGCGCGGCAGCGACCCCGTCGACACGGCCGCCCTGGAGGAGCTGCTCCTGCGGCTGTCCCGGCTCGTGGACGACCACCCCGAGGTGATCGGGGTCTCGCTGGAGCCGGTGGTCGTCGCCACCGAGGGGCTCTCCGTGCTCAGCGCGACCGTCCGCGTCGCGCACCCGCCCGCCCGCGGTGATCTCGGCCCGCGGACCCTCCCCAGTTACTGA